The segment GGAAGATCTGTTTGCGTTTATTCAATCTTGCGGAAATGCGTTTCTGCCTGCATATACGCCGATCGCTGAAAAACGCAAAAATACCGAATATGGCGATCGCGAACGCCAGTTCCAACTCTATCGCCGGGGACGGTACGTCGAGTTTAATCTGGTCTACGATCGCGGCACAATTTTTGGCTTACAGACCAATGGACGCACAGAATCGATTCTGATGTCACTGCCTCCGATGGTGCGGTGGGAATATGGGTATGAACCAGAAGCTGGAAGTCCAGAAGCTCGGTTGTATGACATTTTCTTGAAGCCACAAGATTGGATCAATTGGTCACAAAACGGGGCACACTCAGCTTAATGGTAATTAGCCATTAACATCCATTTGTTAAGCCTTGCATGTCGAGGGAAGCGTTTTTCTAGCGCTTCCCTCTTTTTGCAGAAGGTAATGGTGTTAGCATTTTCCCTGATTTGGGCATAACTGACCTAGAGAATCCCCCCAATCGCTTGCACGAAGCAAGTCCTGATTAATATGGAGCAGAAGTCGATCCTCATGGAGCAAAGAGTATTTAGTACCCCGGATGGCAATACGATCGTCGTATTTAATCCGAGCGGGCGCTTAGATATCACAACAGCGTGGCAGTTCCGCACCAAGCTACAGGACTGTATTGCGAAACAAACAAATCATATTATTGTCAACTTAGGTCAGGTAAATTTTATTGATAGTTCTGGGCTGACTTCGCTAGTAGCAGGGATGCGGGATGCAGATAAAGCACGCGGCAGCTTTAAGCTCTGCAATGTGCATCCAGAGGCAAAACTGGTCTTTGAAGTCACGATGATGGATTCAGTATTTGAGATTTTTGAGAGTGAAGAGGAAGCTCTGGGAACTGCGCCGCAAAAGTTGGCAAGTTAACCCAAGTTAAACGATGACAGATTTTCCGATCAAGGGCTTTCATCTTCAACTCTGCTTTGGTGAAATTGAGTATTACCACTTGGCGATCGCCGTCGTGAGTTCTCCTAGATCCAAATAATCGCTCATGAAGCTTTTTCTGAGCAATTCTGATGGAATGTAAGGATCAAACTTTTGCAGCTTTGGAATCTCATCATCAGGCAGGAGCATATTCGCTTCTAAGCGGCGATTGGCTAACGATCGAATCTCGTGATCCAAAGTCTCTAGCTTGCATTTTCCCAATCGAACGATGAGAAAATAAGGCGATCGCCCTTTAATACTTTTCAAGCCCAAAGCATCTTTCGCATAAAATCGCAAAAATCGCTCTAATGTCCGAAATGGAATCGTTCCTATCCAGGGCAGAATACAGCAAACATCCTCTTCAATCAGTTGGATCGGCTGATGTAAAAAGCCTTTGTATTGCGCTAGCTCTCTTGCTTCTTGGAGTCGCCGTTTCGCACCGGGTTGCAAATAAGGATACATCGTTGACTCTTGCAGCACTTTTCTCATGCGCCGCAACACTCGAGTATGAATCTCGCCCATACTGCCGCGCCATGAGCTAGAAGTCACGGATTTTGTACTAGGAATCACAACGATCGTTTTCTTCTTCGCATTGACCTCAATCACTTCCCAAGTTTTGCCCGCCAGTGAAAAGCGATCACCCTCCAGTGGCGGAACGATGATACTGCCAACTGCTTTGCCATCATGCTTAACGAGATACTCCTCGGTATCCGGGAAAATTGCATAGAACTTGAAATTATTAATGATTTTTTCGGCTGTAATGCCAATGATCAAGCCTCCAGTCGGGGTTTGTTCTAAATGATCAATGTCGATTAAATGCCGTAAGAACAAGCGAAAATCATCTTGAGTGACCGACTGAAAGGGGGGCAATTTG is part of the Leptolyngbya boryana PCC 6306 genome and harbors:
- a CDS encoding STAS domain-containing protein, with translation MEQRVFSTPDGNTIVVFNPSGRLDITTAWQFRTKLQDCIAKQTNHIIVNLGQVNFIDSSGLTSLVAGMRDADKARGSFKLCNVHPEAKLVFEVTMMDSVFEIFESEEEALGTAPQKLAS